One Nocardiopsis gilva YIM 90087 genomic window, GCCATAAACCAACCGCATGGCGTCGTCCACGTCGCGCTGTTCGTCTTCGGTCAGCGCGGCCACGTCGGTGTCATCCGCGGGCCCATAGTGGTCCGCCTGAGCCATGGCATCGGCGATGACCGCGTCGATCCCCGCGAAGCCAGCTTCCGCCGCTTCTGTCTCCGCCATCTGCCGAGTCGCGGCGTTCACCAGGTACGCGGACACGTCCATCCCCGCACGTTCCGCGTGCGATCTGACGCGCTCGGCCTGGCTCGGTTCGAGGCTGATGCTGATCCGTACTTTCCCCATACGGCGATCGTAATACGTGTATTACGAGACGTACAGCAGCGCCGTCGATTCATCCATCGGCAGCGTTTCTCCGGATGTCCGGCTACTGGGACGACCACCCTGACCAGCTGGCGACCGCCACCAGGATGATGGCGTCCGTCGGCGGGGTGTCCCGGTACTGCGGGTACTTGGCGACGAGCCGGTCCCGGGCCTCGTTCCACTGCGGTCCGGTGTACTCGATACGCGCATCCCCGTCCGCGCGGGCCCACCACAGGTGGTCCCAGTCATCGCTGTAGTCGTCCACGAGCAGCGACACCCGGGGGTTCTCCGCGATGTTGCGGAGCCGCTTGAGGGCGCGGGTGGACTTCGGCTTGCTGTCGATGGCGGTCGCGACCGTGTCTCCGTAGGCGGCAAAGGTGACCGGAACGAGGTGCGGCCGCCCGGCGGTGTCGGCCGTGGCCAGGCGCGCGACACGGCTCGTCGCGAACTGTCGCCGCGCCTGTTCCGCGCTCCACCTCATCCGGGGCAGCCTCCCTTCTCAGCCCGTGGTGCCCGGCCGTGGCGGCCGCCTGACGCCGCCGACCCGCATCGTTCCGGCAAGGGAAGGCGAGTGGGCCTGCCCTCTGTAGTTTTCTCCCATTCCCGCTACTGATTCAGGTGACACGCATTAGGATCCAGCGGCATCTTGTGTCGTATCCCACACGGGGTTATTCGGCCACAGCCGAAAAGCACCGAAGTCGTCTTCACACGAGCAGGGCCCGCCGTTAGCTTGTGACCGGAACGGCCGAGGACCGGCTGCTGTCCCGCGCTGGGATGAAACGCCGACGGCCGGCTTTTCTCACGCTGTCCGGTGGGGACAGCGCATCGAAGTCGGAGATCACATGATGCTGAAGAAGATGGCTGCTGCCGGAATTATCGCGGCGACCGCCACCACCATGTTCGCAGCTACCCCTGCATCCGCTGCGGAGGCGGCGACCAAAGGCACCGTGCGGTTCTCGTTCGGCTGCAATGGTTCCACGAAAGCGCGGGCGAACTTCTCGTACAACGAGGGAACTGTCAGTACGACTGTTTACTACAACAACCACTGCTCGCACTCGGTGCGCGTCACGGTGAACATGGCCGACGCCTCCGGCCAGAATATCCACTGCCTGAAGGTCCCGGCCCACAAGAAGGGCAGCAAGAAGTACCGCCAAGGGCTTTCCGGGACGTTCAAGGGCCTCAGCAAGGGCTGCCTCGCCTAGCACTGACGGAAGTCACAATATCGGGGGCGACTTCCAAGGAGAATCGAGCAGACCTGCAAGGGGCAGGGAAACCGGAGGGGTGGGCGCCGCGTGCGGCGCCCACCCCTCCGGCCTGTCGAGCCATGGGGAAGCGCGAGGATCGTCAGCGCCCCCTCCCACCGTCCGCGCCACTCCTGTCACATGGCGAAGACCGCTCGCGGGTCGTCGGTCCCAGGTGTCCGTCCGCCCGTTGCCAGGTGCACCGAGCCTGTGCCGGCCGTGACACGCCAGTTGCCCGCCAGAACACCACGCGCGGGCAGGAACTCGCGCTGCGATGGCAGGGTGACCACGTCGGCCGAGTCCACGGCGGTGAACAGGCACCATCCCTTGCCCGTCACCTTGCAGGCCCACAGACGGGCGCGCTCAGGGATATAGTCCGGCACCTCATCGTCCAGCTCCAAGCGGACGCCCCGGCGTTCGGCCTCCTTTCGGATCACGCTCCACGCGTGCTCGGCCAACGTCAGCTGTTCCACCATCACGCTCCAAGTCAGCGTCGCCACGGCTCACCCCACGGACGGTCGGGTGGCTCCGAGGTGGCAATCGACTGCCCACAGT contains:
- a CDS encoding TIGR03668 family PPOX class F420-dependent oxidoreductase, with the protein product MRWSAEQARRQFATSRVARLATADTAGRPHLVPVTFAAYGDTVATAIDSKPKSTRALKRLRNIAENPRVSLLVDDYSDDWDHLWWARADGDARIEYTGPQWNEARDRLVAKYPQYRDTPPTDAIILVAVASWSGWSSQ